TCTCCCGGGTCGCTCGCCGATGCAAAGCTCTCATATCGTAGCGGCTCGTGCGGCGGCAAGCGCGTCGGCGTGGCAAAAGCGCGCGCATCGCGCAATACTCGCGACGATCCCTGATGCGGGGCGCCCGATTGCCGCCGCGCCCATCGTAAGACGGAGCTCTTATGCAAGTTAAAGCGATTATGGTCCATCAGACCGGCGGGCCCGAAGTGCTCAAGCTCGAACAGCGCGAGGTTGGCGAGCCGGGGCCCGGCGAGGCGCGCGTACGCCATCGCGCGATCGGGCTTAACTTCGTCGACATCTACTTCCGCACAGGTGTCTACCCCGCGGGTACGATGCCGTACACGCCCGGCAACGAGGGCGCCGGCGTGGTCGAGGCGGTCGGCCCCGGTGTGAGCGAGGTCAAGGTGGGCGACCGCGTTGCGTACTGTGGCGGGCCGATGGGCTCGTATGCCGAGGCGCGCGTGATGCCGGCGCGCTTTTTGGTGAAGCTGCCCGATCGCATCGACGACGAAACCGCGGCGGCGGCGATGCTCAAAGGCCTGACCGCGCATTTTCTCATCCATTCCACCTATCCGCTCAAGCCCGGCGAGACGATCCTGGTGCACGCGGCGGCGGGCGGCGTCGGCCTCATCCTGTGCCAGTGGGCGAAGCATCTTGGCGCCACCGTGATTGGTACCATCGGCAGCGACGAGAAGGCGCGCCTGGCGGCGCAAAACGGATGCGCCCACACGATCAATTACTCGCGCGAGGACTTCGTCTCGCGGGTCAAGGAAATCACTGCCGGCAAGGGTGTGCCGGTCGTTTATGATTCGGTCGGGCAGGCGACCTTCATGAAGTCGCTCGATTGTCTGCGCCCGCGCGGCCTGATGGTGAGCTACGGGCAAGCCTCGGGCGTGGTGCCGCCGTTCAGCGTCAATATCCTGAGCGCCAAGGGCTCGCTCTATCTGACCCGGCCGACGCTGCAGACCTACGCGGCCCGGCGCGAGGAGCTCGAAGCGATGGCGCGCGACCTGTTCGACGTGCTCGCCCGCGGGATCGTACGCTGCGAGGTGAAGCAGCGCTTCAAGCTGGCCGACGCCGCCGCCGCCCACCGCGCGCTCGGCGACCGCCAGACGACGGGATCGAGTGTCCTGCTGCCGTAGTTGGCGCGCTTGACCGCGCGGGACGGAAGCCATTTAATCGCGCCATGGTCGGTATCGTCTCCTACGGCTCGTATATTCCCTACCGGCGGCTCAAACGCGCGGCGATCGCCGAGGTGCTCGGCGTCCCCGCCTCGAAGGGCGAGCGCGCGGTCGCAAGCTTCGACGAGGACGCGGTGTCGATGGCGGTCGAGGCGACGCGCGACGCGCTGCGCGGCGCGCCGGTCGCGCCGGCGCGCACGCTGCTCTTCGCGACCTCGACCCCGCCGTACGGCGAGAAGCTCAACGCTGCGATCGTCGCCGCCGCCTCGCAGTTGCCGCGCGAAAGCCGCGCCGCCGACCTCACCGGCTCGGTGCGCGCGGGGCTCTCGGCGCTGCTCCAGGCCGCCGACGCCGCCGTGGGCGGAAGCCCGGCGGTCGCCGCGATGGCCGATTGCCGGCTCGGTGCGCCCGAGGGACGACTCGAGCAGGCCGGCGGCGACGGCGCGGCCGCCTTCGTGCTCGGGACGGGCGAGGCCGTGATCGCTGAGATCGTCGCCAGCGCCTCGCTGACGCGCGAGTTCCTCGACACCTGGCGCACGCCCGACGAGCGCTTCGCCCACTCGTGGGAGGAGCGCTTTGCGCTGACCCAGGCCTACGTGCCGCTGCTCGGCCAGGCGATCCAGGCCGTGCTGCAAAAGGCCGGCGTAGCGCCGACGGCGCTGGCGCGCGTGATCCTTGACTCGCCCAACCCGCGCGCCTCCGAGGAAGTCGCGCGCGCGATGAAGCTCGAGCCGGCCAAGTTGGCCGACACCCTCGCCCTGACCGTCGGCCAGACCGGCGCCGCGCATGCGGGGCTGATGCTCACCGCGGTGCTGCCGACGCTCAAGCCGGGCGAAATGACCCTGGTGGCGGGCGTCGCCGACGGCGCCGATGCGCTGATTCTGCGAGCGACGCCGGCGGTGGCGAAGTTCCGCCCCGCGCATTCGGTCGGCCGCATGATCGAGTCCAAGGGCGACGTCTCCTACGCCAATTACCTCAAGTGGCGCGAGATCCTGCCGACCGAGCCGCCGCGCCGGCCCGACCCCGAACGTCCGGCGGGTCCGCCGATGTTGCGCAGCGAGAAGTGGAAGTTCGGCCTGGTGGGCTCGCGATGCACCGCATGCGGGACGCCGCAGCTTCCGCCGCAGCGCGTATGCGTCAAGTGCCGCGCGCGCGACAAGATGGAGCCGTATCCGTTCGCCGATCGCACCGGCCGCGTCGCAACTTACGCGATCGACCGCCTTGCCTATTCGCTCAACCCACCGACGATCAACGTGGTCGTGGACTACGACGGCGGCGGGCGCTTCCTGTGCGAGATGACCGATTGCGAGCCCGACCGGGTGGCGATCGGGGATGAAGTCGAAATGACGTTCCGCCGCCTCTTTACTGCCGACGGCATTCACAACTATTTCTGGAAGGCGCGACCCAAGCGTTAGGGCGCCGGGAGGACCCGCTCATGGCAAGCAAAGGAATCAGGGACCGGGTGGCGATCGTCGGGATGGGCTGCACCAAGTTCGGCGAGCATTGGGACAAGAGCGCCGAGGACCTCCTGGTCGAGGCCGCCTACGAAGCCTATGAGTCGGCCGGCGTCGATCCTAACGACATCGACGCCTACTGGCTGGGCACGATGGGCTCCGGGGTGTCGGGGCTGACGCTGTCCGAGCCGCTGAAGATCCAGTACAAGCCGGTCACTCGGGTCGAGAACATGTGCGCCACCGGCTCCGAGGCGCTGCGCCAGGCTTGCTATGCGGTCGCCTCAGGCGCCTTCGACATGGTGATGGCGATCGGGGTCGAGAAGCTCAAGGATTCCGGCTTCTCAGGGCTGGTCGTGACCAACCCTCCCAACGACGGCACGCCAGCATGCATGACGCCGCCGGCGCTCTTCTCGCTCCTCGCGCCCGCCTATTTCAAGAAGTATGGGCTCGACCCCGAAAGGGGTAAGGACGTGCTGGCGCGCATCGCCTGGAAGAACCATCGCAACGGCGCCCGCAATCCCAAGGCGCAGTTCCAGAAGGAAGTGCCGATCGAGGCGATTAAGAATTCGCCCAAGATCGCCGACCCCCTCGGCATCATGGACTGCTCCGGCGTCTCCGACGGTTCGGCGGCCGCGGTCGTCGTCCGCGCCGAGGACGCGCACAAGTACTGCAAGAACCCGCTATATATCAAGGCGCTGTCGTTCGTCGCCGGCCCGGCCGAGGGGCCGCTCTCGCCGGAGTACGACTTTACCACCTTCCCTGAGGTCGTCGCCTCGGCGCGCGATGCATACGCGCAGGCCGGCGTCACCAATCCGCGCGAGCAGATCAGCCTCGCCGAGGTCCACGACTGTTTCACGCCAACCGAACTGGTTCTCTATGAGGACTTGGGTTTCAGTGCGCGCGGCACCGCGTGGCAGGACGTTATGGAGGGCTTCTTCGACCTCGAAGGGCGGCTGCCGGTCAATCCGGACGGCGGGCTGAAGTCCTTCGGTCATCCGATCGGCGCCTCGGGCCTGCGGATGATGTACGAGATGTGGCTGCAACTGCGTGGCGAGGCCGGCCCGCGTCAGATAAAGAACCCGCGTTTGGGGCTTACGCATAATCTTGGCGGCCAGCCCGGCCGATGCGTCAGCTTCGTGTCGGTGGTGGGCAACGCGGTTAGCTAACCGCGCCGAATCCGGATGCCCCAAAGGTAGCGCATCCACAAAACGTACAATGGGCAAAGGCTCCGCGCGTGATGGCGCGCGGGGTCTTTTTCTTTGCGCTCCCAGACATCCGGCTCAAGCCAGTAACATCCGGAGAACGCCATCGGTGCGTCTCAGGCTTGCAACGCTCGGGTGCAGTTCAGCTACGTTTGCACAACAGAGCTTATCAAAAAACCTAAAGATCTTTGAGGAATCGTTTGGCATATTAGATGCTCCATGGCGGGTTAGGAATAAAGATTGGTGCCCGTCGGGCCGCTTCCGCACCAATTCTCAAGGAGCCAGTACCCGATGCGTCGCGCTGCCAAGGTTGATGCATACAGAGATGCCGCCGCAGTTGAAAACTATGTGACGTCGGCGATCATCGGTGCGCGCGAGACGTATCAGGAGCCGAAGTGGGCGTTTTGGGCCGACAACTGGATAAACGGGCGCGACCGCAGCTATGAGTCCGCCGAGCTCGCCCGCCGATCGGCCTCGGAGGCTTGCGAACGGCTGATGAGCGGTGATTCGTTCATCGCCGAAGGCGTCGATCTCGAATTGATTTCTGACGAGCTGCCGGCCGAACGCGCCGCCCGGGCAGCAGGGCTCGCGCTGGTAGCCGCGCCGATGGGCCCGGATATCACCGGCAGCTGCCTGCGCTTCGAGGCCGCTGTAAAGCGCCACATGAGGCGGTTGCTGTCTTCTTTGGCGCGGATTCCAGCGCCCCTTAAATGGGCGGACATCGCGCGATTCCTGGGCGCCTTCTAAGGAGAAGCCAAGGCCGACCTCTAGCGAATCCCCAATTGACTATACGCGGATACCAACGTACTCTTATCCTAACCGGCTAGTCTCCCGCACTTAAAGCCCGCCCTTTCGGCCGGCTTCTCTGTTCGAGCGCTTCCCGGCGAATCTATTTTCTAGGAGGGCACGCACTAGATGCCCGCAAAGCTGTATGTAGGAAACCTGGCCTTTTCGGTCACCAACGAGGATCTGGAAGCGCTGTTTTCGCAGATCGGCAAAGTCGATAACGTCGCGGTGATTACCGACAAGTACTCGGGTCAGTCGCGAGGCTTCGGCTTCGTCCAGATGGCCGATTCGAACGAGGCGGCCCGCGCAATCGAGGAGCTCAACGGCTCCGAGCTCAAGGGACGCCCGATCAAGGTCAATGAGGCGCGCGAGCAGGGCCCGCGTCCGAGCGGCGGTGGTGGTGGCGGCGGCGGTCGTGATCGCGGCCGCGGCGGTCGCGGCGGCGGCGGATTTGGCGGCGGCGGCAATCGCCGCTGGTAAATTTCCCATCCGGCACACGGCGGGCGGGCTGAAACGCCCGCCCGCATTGTTATGCGACGCACGCTGCTTTGGCGCGATGCGTTCGCCTTGTTAGCCCAGCGCTGTAATGATCAGCGCCCGGGCGTACCCAGCCAACGCTTGAGCAGAGCTTCGAGCGCTTCGATTTCCACCGGTTTGCTGATGTAATCGTCCATCCCGGCCTCCAGGCATTCGCGGCGCGCGCCGTGGCGCGCATGCGCGGTCATTGCGACCACCACACTCCTGTGTGCGGCAGCCGCTTCGCGTCGGCGAATCTCGGCGGTCGTCTGGTAGCCGTCCATTCCCGGCATCTGGCAGTCCATCAGGACCAGCGCGTAGCGCCGGCGCGCCATCGCGGCCAACGCCTCCTGCGCGTTTGCCACTACGTCGGCAGCGAATCCGAGCGCGCTGAGCTGAGCTTGCGCGAGCCGCCGATTGACCACGTTGTCTTCGACTACGAGGACGGTCTGTGCTTCAGTGCCTGTAGCTGCGGGCCGCAGGCCACCGTCAATGGCGTGCGGCTTGCCGCCCCCGCATTCGCTTTCGAACCGATCGTTCGCAGCCATCGCCATCCGTCAACCAGCCTTCACAGCACTCAACGTGCCAATGGCGCCAGCCCTTGGAATGCGCACAAGCGCGTCACCGACGAGCTTCCGCCTGACCCATCGCCGGTCAGCAGGTCGCTTTTGCAACTATATGAAAGCCCCGCCGGCTGCTGCCGATACGGAGAGCGAAGCATGCCGTCTCGCCCGTGATACGGGCTGGGCGGCAGCCGGGCGAGTTCCTGGCGGCGCCCGCTCAGACTTTCGCGAGCGCGTCCTTGAGCGCGACGGTGACCTCTTCTTCATGGCCACTGAAGAAATGGTCGGCTTCGGCGATTATCTTGAGCTGCGCCAGGGTGCCGAGCCGCTCAGCGAGCGCGCTCAGATGGTTGGCCGGGCAGTAGCTGTCGTGGTCGCCGGCGAGCAGCAAGATCGGCTTGCGGATCGAGGCGAGCACCGCCGGTTCGACCATCCCGATCGGCAGCGCTACCGCCACGATCGCGCCGATCTCGGGCTGGCTGCGCGCCGCGCGCACCGCAACCATCGCGCCGAAGGAGTAACCTGCGATAACCGCGCCGTCGCGGCGCACTCCGCCTTGCGCGGTGAGAAAGCGAATCGCCGCCGCGGCGTCGTCGGCCTCGCCGTGGCCGTTGTCGAACTCGCCTTCGCTCCGGCCGACGCCGCGGAAGTTGAAGCGCAGGGTGGCGCAACCGCGCGCGTGCAGTGCCTCGAACATCGCGTCCACCACGTTGTTGTACATCGAGCCGCCGTACAGCGGATGGGGATGGCAGACGACAGCGGCGCGATGCGGCCCCGGGCCGTCCGGCCGCGCGAGCATTCCCTCCAGCGTGAGCTCTCCCGACTTGAACGTGATTCGCTCTTCGTTCATCGCTGCTTCTCCCCTGCGCGCGCCGACGCGGCCGCAGCACGTATCACCCTGCTATACTATAGCGTGGCGCAATGGACGAACCGGTAAAGTTCGCGGCCGACCGGATGCTGGCGCGGCTGGCACGCTGGCTGAGATTGCTCGGCGCCGACGTTATGTTCGACCCCGCGCTGGGCAGCGACAAGCTGCTGCGCCGCGCGCGCGCCGAGGGACGCGTAACGCTGACCCGCGACAAGCGCCTGCGCACCGCGCCCGACGCGATCTATCTCGAGAGCAACCTTATCCGCGACCAGATCCGCGAGGTGATGGCGCGCCATCGCTTCGATCCGCGGCCGGCCGCGTTCACCCGCTGCTCGCGATGCAACGAGCTGCTGCGCGAGGTCGGCCGCGACACGGTGGTCCGCCGCGTGCCGCCATTCGTCTATGCGAGCCACGAGCGTTTTGCGCTGTGTCCGCGATGCGGCCGGATCTACTGGGGCGCGACCCATCCGGAACGCATCCGGCGCGAACTGGCCGCGATGGGTCTGTAGTTGAACCGCGCGCGCGGGCCGTGCGATTCTCGCCCCTTGTCAACCCCCGCCAAGGAGCGACCGCGATGGCCGATAGCGACGTGCTGAAATTCGACCGCCGGGCGAATCACGTGACCCTCACGATGAATCGCCCCGAGAAGCGCAACGCCCTCAACCGCGCGATGTTCGAACAGTTCAACCGCGCCTTCGACGCGATCGAGGCCGACACGGCTATTCGCGCGGTCGTCCTGCGCGGCGAGGGGCGCGCCTTTTCCTCCGGCATCGACCTGCGCGAGATCGACGAGGTCGAGGCGGCAGGCGCCGCGCCGACCGTTACCGCACATCAGATTTTCACCCGCCTCGAAGGCCTGCCGATCCCGACGATCGCCGCCGTCCAGGGCCCGACACTGACCGGCGGGCTGGTGCTCGCGCTGCTCTGCGATCTGCGCATCGCGGCCGAAGGCGCGGCGCTCGGGATGACGCCGGCGCGGATCGGCCGCGTGCCCGACTACTTCGTCTTCCGCAAGTTCATGGCGTTGGTCGGCCCGGCACATACGGCGGAGATTATGTACACGGCCGAGCCGATAGCCGCGCGGCGGGCGCTCGAAATCGGGCTCGTCGACCGTGTGGTGTCCGACGAGCGGCTTGGCGCGGAGGCCGACAGCCTGGCCGAGAAGATCGCCGCCAATGCGCCGCTTTCGCTGCGCGCGATGAAGGCCTCGATCCGCCGCTGCCTGAGCGACGCCTACAACGTCGAGCACAAGGATATCGACGAGATGCGCGCGGCGGTGTGGCGCAGCAAGGACGCCAAGGAGGGCGTGCGCGCGTTCCTGGAAAAGCGCAAGCCCCTCTGGAGCGGCGAGTGAACGGCGCCCGGACGTTTTTCGCCCGGGCCGCGCGCTGCGCCTTCGCCGGCCCTTGAAGGGCGGCGCGCGCTCGTGCGATGCTCGGGCCCCGAAATTCACGATGCTCCCACAGTTCTAAGGAGTTGCTTCCATGGCCGAAGAAGTCCTCAAGATCGAGCGCCAACCCAACTATCTGACCCTAACGCTCAACCGCCCGGAAAAGCGCAACTCGCTCAATGCCGCGCTGCTCGAAGCGATGGACAAGGCGCTCGCCGCCAGCGAGAACGACAAGGAAATCCGCGCCCTCATCGTGCGCGGCGCCGGCAAGAGCTTCTGCGCCGGACTCGACCTCGCCGAGGCCGATCGCCTCGAAGGCGGCCACAGCCCGGTCGGCATCGAGCGCGTCTTCCATCGCCTCGAGCAGTTCCCGGTTCCGACCATCGCGGCCGTGCAGGGCGCGGCGCTGGCGGGCGGATGCGAGCTCGCGCTGCATTGCGACCTGCGCGTGGCGGCGCAGGACGCGCGGATCGGGATGACGGTCGCGCGGGTCGGGCTGCTGGTGCCCTACGACTTCATCCGCAAGCTCATCGAAGTCATCGGTTCCGCCAATACCGCGCAGATCCTCTACACCGGCGAGCCCGTGACCGCCGAGCGCGCGCTCCAGATGGGAATGGTGCACGAGGTGGTGGCGGTCGACAAGCTCGACGCGGCGGCGGTCGCGTGGGCGGAGAAGGTCGCCGCCAACGCGCCGCTCTCGCTGCGCACGATGAAGAAGAGCTTGCGGCGCTCGATGAGCGCGGCGTTCGACGCCTGGCACGACGATATCCTGGAGATGGGCCGGATGGTGCGTGCGAGCAAGGACGCCAAGGAAGGCATCCGCGCCTTCCTCGAAAAGCGCAAGCCCGTCTGGCGCGCCGAATAGTGCTGCGCTGAAAAACGGCTCTCCGCCGACCCTGGCAGAGGCGCGCGCTCGTCGCGTTGTCGCGCCTGGCGCCGGCGCGTTAGGCTGAGGAATGGCCGCGATGCGCGCGTACCGGAAGAGCCACTGGATGCGCGGACGGGGGGCGATGCTTGCGCTCGCGCTACTGTCGGCGCTGGGCGTCGCCGGATGCCTGTACGTCTCGACTTCGACGCCCGCCTCCAGCTGCATCACGGATCCGCCGCGCAACGGCGTCCAGGTAACCTCGTGTCCCGACCCGTTCCTCGGATGGGCGCTGCCGCACGTGACCAGCGTGCCGGTGCCCACGCCCGAGGCGCAGCCGTCGCCGCTGAGCTACGCTCCGCCCGCCTCGCCACCGCCGTCGGCGAGTTCAGGCTCCGGGCTTCCCGAATAGGCTAGAACTCTTCGTGGCGTGCGAGCGCGCGGCGCAGCGCGGCGACGTTGTGGATCAGCACGCTCGGCAGATTGAGCGTCCCCGCTACGCTCGAATACGGATACAGCCGCGAGTTGATGTGCGCGTGCAGCGGCAGCCCTTCGCCCTGATGAATCTCGTAATCCAGCGGCAGCGGCCCGAGCACGCGCAGGATGCGGCAGATCGCGCGGGCGAAAACGTGCAGCCGCTCGGCCGCCAGCTCGACTATCGTGCCCCGATACTCCGGCATGATCACGTCGTAGCTGCGCGGAAAGGCGCCGATGGGGCTCGCGTAACTGACAACGCCGTCGCGCCGCTCGATCAGCAGCCCCAGTCGCTCGACCAGCTCGATAAGTTCGTTCCACATCCCGGGTATCCGTCGTTCGGCCTCCGCTTCGGCGACCAGCGCGGGCAGCGGCGCGGGCGCGCCGATGAGTTGTTGATGGAGATGCGGCTGGGAGGCGCCGGACTCGCGCCCCTGGTTCTTGCGCACGACGATCGAGCGCACCGCGCGGTTTTCCATCGCGCGCCGGATCACCGCGACGTCGGTCATCAGCAGACGGAAGAAATGCTCTTCGCCGAGTGCGCCCGTGCTCATCAGATCGCTCGCCGAGCGCGGATGCGGGCTCGCGAAATGGCGCGGGTCCTCGACCACGATGTACGACTCGTTGCGCCCACCGGTGAGCTCGGCCGGAATGCGCGGGAAGAGATTGTTGAACACTCGCATCACCCATCCCGCGGCCGTCGCGGCGCCGCCGTTCGCGCCGCCTGACCACCGGGGGAACTCCGCCGGCGTCACCCGCAGAATCTCGGGCGGCGCCATCGCCTCGTTGCCCGGGCAAAACGGGCAGGCCTGGGTCGCCCGCGCGATCTCCTCGGCGCTCAGCGCGGGCGCCGCGGGGTCGAGCTCGCTGCGGCCGCCGAGGGTGAAGGCGAAACTCTTGCCGCGCATATCGACGACATAGGAAATGACGCCGGTTATCGGATTTTTGATCCAGACCAGCGCGCCGTCACGAATTTCGTACTCGATTCTGTTCACCGGGCCTCGCTGTTGACGCCGCGCGCGCGGCTCGCCCGACAATTCTTAGCCTCTGCCCGCCCGCAGTTTCAACGCGCCGCCAAGGCGGTTGTTGACAGTGCCGTAGGCGTCCGTTATCGGTTTAAAAGACGCTTCGCGCGTTGGCTTGGGCGATCCTGGGGTCTGGCGCTCCGCCTTTGCGGCGGGCCCCAGGCTTTTTTTTGCCGCCGCCGCGCAAGCGCGCGCAGTTACACGTGCCGCCGGTGAAGAAATATCTGTTCACGCCCGGGCCCGCGCCGGTCCCGCCCGAGGTCCTGCTCGAGATGGCGCGCCCGATCATCCACCACCGCACGCCCGAATTCAGCGCCGTCCTTGCGCAGGCGCGCGAGCGGCTCAAGCCGCTGTTCGGTACGCGCCAGGAGGTTATCCTGCTGGCCGCGAGCGGCACCGGTGCGATGGAGGCGGCGGTGACCAATCTGCTCGAGCCCGGCGAGCAGGCGATCTTCGTCAATGGCGGCAAGTTCGGCGAGCGCTGGGGCAAGCTGCTCGCGGCGCACGGGATGGCGGGCTACGAAGTGCGCGTCGAATGGGGCCGCGCGGTGCGCCCGGAGCAGGTCGAGGAGGCGCTGCGCGCCAATCCCGCCGCGCGCGCCGTGCTGGTGCAGGCCAGTGAGACCTCGACCTGCGCGCTCCACCCGGTGCCCGAGATCGCACGACTGACCCGCGAGCGCGACGTGATGTTGATCGTCGACGGCATCACCTCGGTCGGCGTTTTCGAGCAGCGGATGGACGAGTGGGGGATCGACGCGCTGGTGACCGGCAGCCAGAAGGCGTTGATGCTGCCGCCGGGGCTCGCGATGGTTGCGCTGTCCGAGCGGGCGCTTGAGCGCGCGCAGCGTTCGCGCACGCCGCGCTTTTATTTCGACCTGGTTCGCGAGCTCAAGGCCCAGCGCGACGAGAACACGACCGCATGGACCGCCGCGGTCTCGCTGGTCTTCGGCCTCAACAAGGCGCTCGAGATGATCCATGCCGAGGGGCTGGCGCAGGTCTTCCGCCGCCATCGCGTGATGGCCGAGGCGGCGCGCGCGGCGGCGCCGGCGCTGGGACTGGGCCTGCTCGCGCCCGACAATCCCGCCCCCGGCGTGACCGGCATCCTGACGCCGCCCGGCCTCGACGGCGGCAAGGTGGTGCGCTACATGCGCGACGCGCTTGGCGTGTCGGTCCAGGGCGGACAGGATCAGATGAAGGGCAAGCTGGTGCGCATCGGACACATGGGATACCTGGCGCCGTTCGACATGCTGATCGCGGTCGCCGCTCTCGAGCAGGCGCTCAAGCAGGTCGGCTATCGCTTAGAGGCCGGCGCCGGAGTCGCTGCGGTCGCGCGCCGGATCGCCGAGGCGGCGTAAGCAAGCACCATGGCGGAAACCTTCCGGGTTCTGCTCAGCGACGCCCTCAATCCGCAGGGGGTCGAAGTCTTCAGCCGCTATCCCGAGCTCAAGGTCGATATCAAGACCGGGATCAAGCCGGCCGAACTGGCGGGGATCATTGCGCCGTACCATGCGCTAATCGTCCGCAGCTCGACGCGGGTGACGCGCGAGGTAATCGAGCACGCCGAGGCGCTGCGTGTGATCGGGCGCGCCGGCGTCGGCGTTGACAATATCGACCTCGAAGCGGCGACGCGGCGCGGAATCGTGGTGATGAACAGCCCGCTCGGCAACAGCGTCACCACCGCCGAACACGCGTTGTCGATGCTGATGGCGCTGGCGCGGCACATTCCGGCCGCCAACGCGGCGGTCAAGGCCGGGCGCTGGGAGCGCGGCAAGTTCACCGGCGTCGAGGTCTCCAACAAGACCCTGGGCGTGATCGGGCTCGGCAATATCGGGCGGATCGTCGCCGAGCGTGCGCAGGGGCTCAGGATGAAAGTGATCGGCTATGACCCGATCCTGACCGCCGAGGCGGCCGCGCGGATCGGGGTCGAACTGGTCGGCCTCGAACAGCTCTACCACCGCGCCGACTTCATCACCGTCCACGCGCCGCTCACCAACGACACCCGCGGGCTCGTCGGCGCCGCAGCGTTCGCCCTGATGAAGCCGGGCGTGCGGATCATCAACTGCGCCCGCGGCGGGATCGTTGACGAGCAAGCGCTGTGCGAGGCGCTGCGCGCGGGCAAGGTCGCCGGTGCCGCGCTCGACGTCTTCGTCGAGGAGCCGCCGCCCCGCGACCATCCGCTGCTCCGGTTCGACAACGTGATTGCGACGCCCCATCTGGGGGCCGCCACCGACGAGGCGCAGATCCGGGTCTCGATCGACATCGCGCAACAGATCGCCGAGTTCCTGCTCGAAGGCGTTATCCGCCATTCGGTCAACATGCCGGCGCTCTCGCCCAAAGAACTCGAAGCGCTCGGGCCGCATCTGCGCCTGGCCGAGCGGCTGGGCCGGCTCGCCGCGCAGCTCATCGACGAGGCGCCTTCGCAGATCACGGTGGGGCTGGGTGGAGAGGCCGCGGGGCTCAAGGCCGAGCCGATCACGGCGGCCGCGCTCAAGGGGCTGCTCAGCGGCTTTCTCGACCAGGAATTCAACTACGTCAGCGCCCCTTTCATCGCGCGCGAGCGCGGAATCAGCGTGACCGAGACCCGCTCCCGCGAGACCACCGACTACATCAACACGCTGGTACTGAGCGTGCGCACCGCCGCCGGCGTGCACGAGGTCGCCGGCGCCGTTATCGGCAACCGCGGGCTCAGGCTCATCCGTATCGACGGCTACCGCGTCGAGGCGGTGCCCGAGGGCTACTTCCTGATGCTGCACAACCGCGACGTGCCCGGCGTGGTCGGCGCGGTGGGCACGGTGCTGGGGCAGGCGGGGATCAATATCGCGGGACTCGAGCTCGGGCGTGACCGCGTCGGCGGCACCGCGCTCAGCCTGGTCGAAGTCGATCAGCCGGTGCCGCCCGAGGTGCTCGAGCGCCTCAAGACGTTGCCGGCGATAACCGCGGCGGCGCTGCTCAAGCTGTAGGAGGCCGATGGCGCCGGGCCGAGGGTCTGGCGCGCCTGGGGCGCGGCGCGCCGCGCCGGATCCATTTCAACGCCAAGCGAGGGATGGACGTTAGGGGATGAATACGGTGGCGGTGGTCGGCACCCAGTGGGGTGACGAGGGCAAGGGCAAGATTGTCGACCTGCTGGCGGCCGACGCTGACGTGGTGGTGCGTTTCCAGGGCGGCAACAACGCCGCACATACCCTGGTCGTCGACGGCGAAAAATTCATCCTCCGCCTGATCCCGGCCGGCGCGCTGCATCCGGGCAAGACCTGTGTGATCGGCAACGGCACCGTGGTTGATCCGTTGGCGCTCGCCGACGAGCTTGCGAGCCTGCGCAGCCGCGGCAAGTTCACCGACGACGCCCTGCTTAAGCTGAGCTGCGACGCGCATATGGTGATGCCGTACCATCGGGCGATCGACCGCGCCCGTGAGGCCCGCGCCGGGCGGCGTGCGATCGGCACTACCGGCTTCGGCATCGGCCCCGCCTACGAGGACAAGATGGCGCGCGCGGGTCTGCGCTTCGA
The sequence above is drawn from the Candidatus Binataceae bacterium genome and encodes:
- a CDS encoding enoyl-CoA hydratase/isomerase family protein → MADSDVLKFDRRANHVTLTMNRPEKRNALNRAMFEQFNRAFDAIEADTAIRAVVLRGEGRAFSSGIDLREIDEVEAAGAAPTVTAHQIFTRLEGLPIPTIAAVQGPTLTGGLVLALLCDLRIAAEGAALGMTPARIGRVPDYFVFRKFMALVGPAHTAEIMYTAEPIAARRALEIGLVDRVVSDERLGAEADSLAEKIAANAPLSLRAMKASIRRCLSDAYNVEHKDIDEMRAAVWRSKDAKEGVRAFLEKRKPLWSGE
- a CDS encoding enoyl-CoA hydratase/isomerase family protein, whose protein sequence is MAEEVLKIERQPNYLTLTLNRPEKRNSLNAALLEAMDKALAASENDKEIRALIVRGAGKSFCAGLDLAEADRLEGGHSPVGIERVFHRLEQFPVPTIAAVQGAALAGGCELALHCDLRVAAQDARIGMTVARVGLLVPYDFIRKLIEVIGSANTAQILYTGEPVTAERALQMGMVHEVVAVDKLDAAAVAWAEKVAANAPLSLRTMKKSLRRSMSAAFDAWHDDILEMGRMVRASKDAKEGIRAFLEKRKPVWRAE
- a CDS encoding alanine--glyoxylate aminotransferase family protein codes for the protein MPPVKKYLFTPGPAPVPPEVLLEMARPIIHHRTPEFSAVLAQARERLKPLFGTRQEVILLAASGTGAMEAAVTNLLEPGEQAIFVNGGKFGERWGKLLAAHGMAGYEVRVEWGRAVRPEQVEEALRANPAARAVLVQASETSTCALHPVPEIARLTRERDVMLIVDGITSVGVFEQRMDEWGIDALVTGSQKALMLPPGLAMVALSERALERAQRSRTPRFYFDLVRELKAQRDENTTAWTAAVSLVFGLNKALEMIHAEGLAQVFRRHRVMAEAARAAAPALGLGLLAPDNPAPGVTGILTPPGLDGGKVVRYMRDALGVSVQGGQDQMKGKLVRIGHMGYLAPFDMLIAVAALEQALKQVGYRLEAGAGVAAVARRIAEAA
- a CDS encoding DUF4921 family protein, producing the protein MNRIEYEIRDGALVWIKNPITGVISYVVDMRGKSFAFTLGGRSELDPAAPALSAEEIARATQACPFCPGNEAMAPPEILRVTPAEFPRWSGGANGGAATAAGWVMRVFNNLFPRIPAELTGGRNESYIVVEDPRHFASPHPRSASDLMSTGALGEEHFFRLLMTDVAVIRRAMENRAVRSIVVRKNQGRESGASQPHLHQQLIGAPAPLPALVAEAEAERRIPGMWNELIELVERLGLLIERRDGVVSYASPIGAFPRSYDVIMPEYRGTIVELAAERLHVFARAICRILRVLGPLPLDYEIHQGEGLPLHAHINSRLYPYSSVAGTLNLPSVLIHNVAALRRALARHEEF
- the serA gene encoding phosphoglycerate dehydrogenase encodes the protein MAETFRVLLSDALNPQGVEVFSRYPELKVDIKTGIKPAELAGIIAPYHALIVRSSTRVTREVIEHAEALRVIGRAGVGVDNIDLEAATRRGIVVMNSPLGNSVTTAEHALSMLMALARHIPAANAAVKAGRWERGKFTGVEVSNKTLGVIGLGNIGRIVAERAQGLRMKVIGYDPILTAEAAARIGVELVGLEQLYHRADFITVHAPLTNDTRGLVGAAAFALMKPGVRIINCARGGIVDEQALCEALRAGKVAGAALDVFVEEPPPRDHPLLRFDNVIATPHLGAATDEAQIRVSIDIAQQIAEFLLEGVIRHSVNMPALSPKELEALGPHLRLAERLGRLAAQLIDEAPSQITVGLGGEAAGLKAEPITAAALKGLLSGFLDQEFNYVSAPFIARERGISVTETRSRETTDYINTLVLSVRTAAGVHEVAGAVIGNRGLRLIRIDGYRVEAVPEGYFLMLHNRDVPGVVGAVGTVLGQAGINIAGLELGRDRVGGTALSLVEVDQPVPPEVLERLKTLPAITAAALLKL